The following proteins are co-located in the Phragmites australis chromosome 10, lpPhrAust1.1, whole genome shotgun sequence genome:
- the LOC133883735 gene encoding uncharacterized protein LOC133883735 — protein sequence MAHQEKPTTPPPPQQPAPEGGGVRARVPGGGGGSGYRNPPEATIPDAATLRDQWRFAVRQYSRWYSQAWGTAILAGAAFFALGWLVKGSNPLPSRAEPHDDAKAKKEG from the coding sequence ATGGCGCACCAAGAGAAGCCCAccactccgccgccgccgcagcaacCGGCGCCGGAGGGCGGCGGCGTTCGAGCCCGCGTGcctggcggcggaggaggcagcGGGTACCGAAACCCGCCGGAGGCCACGATCCCGGACGCCGCCACGCTGCGGGACCAGTGGCGGTTCGCGGTGCGGCAGTACAGCCGCTGGTACTCCCAAGCCTGGGGCACCGCCATCCTCGCTGGCGCTGCCTTCTTCGCGCTCGGCTGGCTCGTCAAGGGGTCCAACCCACTCCCGTCCCGGGCGGAGCCCCACGACGACGCCAAAGCTAAAAAGGAGGGGTGA